In Microcaecilia unicolor chromosome 1, aMicUni1.1, whole genome shotgun sequence, the following are encoded in one genomic region:
- the LOC115464309 gene encoding gastrula zinc finger protein XlCGF26.1-like produces the protein MYDEQQKEEWKHEDSSRDSTDPSADCEGGIGSIIATGEKAAAQKGERLERQKRNCSFFPRLVQPGRLNGERDFKSADVWETFTTDSNFIEHHISGLRTEVHDCQGMHKTNPSGYSGNCEKPWKCSECDKCFRSKVNLKSHKKTHTGEKPFQCSECDKCFTTKVNLESHKSTHTGEKLFQCSECDKCFTWQTSLNIHKRFHTGEKPFQCSECDDSFSFKWHLKRHEWIHTGEKPFNCSECDKCFITKAELKNHRRTHTGEKPFKCSECDKWFSTKANLRSHNKTHTGEKPFKYSQCDKWFRIKSEVKFDKMTHIGEKPFQCSECDKCFKWKTNLNIHNMIHTGEKPFQCSECDKCFRIKRNLECHKLIHTGEKPFQCSECDKCFKWKTSLNIHKMTHTGEKPFQCSECDKCFRTKGNLECHKMTHTGEKPFQCSECDDSFSLKWHLKRHEWIHTGEKPFNCSECDKSFITKAELKNHERTHTGEKPFKCSGCDKWFSTKVNLKSHKKTHIGEKPFQCSECDKCFTTKVNLESHKSTHTGEKPFQCSECDKCFHRQDQLKQHKRTHTGEKP, from the coding sequence ATGTACGATGAGCAGCAGAAGGAGGAATGGAAACACGAAGACTCTTCCAGAGACAGCACAGATCCTTCAGCAGACTGTGAAGGAGGTATCGGTAGCATAATAGCAACCGGCGAGAAAGCAGCAGCTCAGAAAGGAGAAAGATTAGAAAGACAAAAGAGAAACTGTAGCTTTTTCCCAAGACTTGTACAACCTGGAAGACTCAACGGTgagagagattttaaaagtgctgaTGTTTGGGAAACCTTTACTACCGACTCCAATTTTATTGAGCACCACATAAGTGGGCTTAggactgaagttcatgactgtcaaggtatgcacaaaactaacccatctggATACTCTGGAAACTGTGAAAAACCATGGAAATGTTCTGAATgcgataaatgtttcagaagcaaGGTGAACCTGAAAAGCCACAAAaagactcatacaggagagaaaccgtttcaatgttcagaatgtgataaatgtttcacaaCCAAGGTGAACCTAGAAAGCCACAAAAGCACTCATACTGGAGAGAAActatttcaatgttcagaatgtgataaatgtttcacatGGCAGACCAGCCTGAATATTCACAAAAGGTTTCATACTGGTGAAAAACCATTtcagtgttcagaatgtgatgaTTCCTTTAGCTTTAAATGGCACCTGAAACGTCATGAatggattcatacaggagagaagccatttaactgttcagaatgtgataaatgttttataACCAAGGCTGAGCTGAAAAACCATagaagaactcatacaggagagaaaccatttaaatgttcagaatgtgataaatggttcagCACCAAGGCAAACCTAAGAAGCCACAACAAGACtcatactggagagaaaccatttaaatattcacaatgtgataaatggttcagAATCAAGAGTGAGGTGAAATTTGACAAAATGACTCAtataggagagaaaccatttcagtgttcagaatgtgataaatgcttcAAATGGAAGACCAACCTGAATATTCACAAcatgattcatacaggagagaaaccatttcaatgttcagaatgtgataaatgtttcagaatcaAGAGAAACCTGGAATGCCACAAATTGATtcatactggagagaaaccatttcaatgttctgaatgtgataaatgtttcaaatgGAAGACCAGCCTGAATATACACAaaatgactcatacaggagagaaaccatttcaatgttcagaatgtgataaatgtttcagaaccaAGGGAAACCTGGAATGCCACAAAATGACacatactggagagaaaccatttcagtgttcagaatgtgatgaTTCCTTTAGCTTGAAATGGCACCTGAAACGGCATGAatggattcatacaggagagaagccatttaattgttcagaatgtgataaaagtttcatAACCAAGGCCGAGCTGAAAAACcatgaaagaactcatacaggagagaaaccatttaaatgttcaggatGTGATAAATGGTTCAGCACCAAGGTGAACCTGAAAAGCCACAAAAAGACTCATAtaggagagaaaccgtttcaatgttcagaatgtgataaatgtttcacaaCCAAGGTGAACCTGGAAAGCCACAAAAGCACtcatactggagagaaaccatttcaatgttcagaatgtgataaatgtttccatAGGCAGGATCAACTGAAGCAGCACAAAAGGACTcatacgggagagaaaccataa